One part of the Tunicatimonas pelagia genome encodes these proteins:
- a CDS encoding DUF3500 domain-containing protein, whose product MKIHFFWPIRLLMLGSILWQTVAYGQSAEGTAAFIAASAEDAQNLLMSFNRERRADMLLRFDDTDRQEWSNLPINEYPRKGIPLKEMDDTQRRLVQQLLRTSLSDLGYLQINWIFWNDERRKRDREKANNPTALYYGHNNYWVTIFGNPSATENWAWQLEGHHLSINVSFVDGKVATTPLFLGADPAVVPDGPFAGLEILDVPSNTSRELMQSLNEDQQQQALVSEELYADILTRTGDEPHTQNPAGLPVQKMSNQQQQMLRQIIEHYVNTFEEAAAQAYLADWKNGLPDDLTFAWSGSTDSGAPVYYRIQSADFLIEYDNRSGEPNHIHSVWYDLKNKFGQSFLGME is encoded by the coding sequence ATGAAGATACATTTTTTTTGGCCAATCAGGCTATTAATGCTCGGTAGTATTCTTTGGCAAACGGTGGCCTACGGACAATCAGCAGAAGGAACGGCAGCATTTATTGCCGCTTCGGCCGAAGATGCCCAAAATCTACTGATGAGCTTCAACCGGGAGCGACGAGCGGATATGCTTTTAAGATTTGACGATACCGATCGTCAGGAATGGAGTAACCTTCCCATCAACGAGTATCCCCGGAAGGGAATTCCGCTCAAGGAAATGGACGATACCCAGCGACGACTGGTACAGCAACTGCTACGCACCAGCCTGAGCGATCTGGGCTATCTTCAGATAAACTGGATTTTCTGGAATGATGAGCGGCGTAAACGTGACCGGGAGAAAGCTAACAATCCTACCGCCCTCTACTACGGACACAACAATTACTGGGTAACCATCTTTGGCAATCCATCCGCTACCGAGAACTGGGCTTGGCAATTGGAAGGCCACCATTTATCTATCAATGTTTCGTTCGTAGACGGAAAGGTAGCTACTACCCCGCTGTTTCTGGGGGCCGACCCGGCCGTGGTGCCCGATGGCCCGTTTGCGGGCTTGGAAATACTGGACGTTCCTTCTAACACCAGCCGAGAATTAATGCAATCATTAAACGAGGATCAGCAGCAGCAAGCCCTAGTTTCGGAAGAACTATACGCCGATATTCTGACCCGCACGGGTGACGAACCACATACGCAAAATCCGGCGGGACTACCCGTTCAGAAAATGAGTAATCAGCAACAGCAAATGCTAAGGCAGATTATTGAGCACTACGTGAACACTTTTGAGGAGGCCGCCGCTCAAGCGTATCTGGCAGATTGGAAAAATGGCTTACCAGACGATCTGACTTTTGCCTGGTCGGGATCGACTGACTCTGGTGCTCCTGTTTACTATCGTATTCAAAGTGCTGATTTTTTGATTGAGTACGATAACCGCAGCGGTGAACCTAATCACATCCATTCGGTTTGGTACGATCTGAAAAATAAATTTGGTCAGTCTTTTTTGGGGATGG